A stretch of Crossiella cryophila DNA encodes these proteins:
- a CDS encoding DinB family protein encodes MALTQPAHLAEKWPADTRQPLPLDGSEREILTSYLDWHRTTFELKCRGVRPEALSHAQIPPSSLTLHGILRHLSGAERWWFQMQFAQRDVPHLYYSDEDPSQDFDSLDGDVDEAFAVWRAEVAKSQEILAAHALEDTGVHLATGRPLALRRVLVHMIAEYARHCGHADLLRERTDGVTGH; translated from the coding sequence ATGGCACTCACCCAGCCCGCACACCTTGCGGAGAAATGGCCGGCGGACACCCGGCAGCCCTTGCCCCTGGACGGCTCCGAACGCGAGATCCTGACCTCCTACCTGGACTGGCACCGGACCACCTTCGAACTGAAATGCCGGGGCGTTCGCCCGGAAGCCCTGTCCCACGCCCAGATTCCACCGTCGAGCCTGACCCTGCACGGGATCCTGCGGCACCTGTCCGGGGCGGAGCGGTGGTGGTTCCAGATGCAGTTCGCCCAGCGGGACGTGCCGCACCTGTACTACTCCGACGAGGACCCCAGCCAGGATTTCGACAGCCTGGACGGGGACGTCGACGAGGCGTTCGCGGTGTGGCGGGCCGAGGTGGCGAAATCTCAGGAGATCCTGGCGGCGCACGCACTGGAGGACACCGGGGTCCACCTGGCCACCGGGCGGCCGCTGGCCTTACGCCGGGTGCTGGTGCACATGATCGCGGAGTACGCGCGGCACTGCGGGCACGCGGATCTCTTACGTGAGCGGACCGACGGGGTCACCGGCCACTGA
- a CDS encoding SDR family NAD(P)-dependent oxidoreductase, whose amino-acid sequence MARTSLVTGAGRGIGAAVARRLSTEGHRVALTARNEAELRAVAATLPGESLVLPADLTEPGAVAGLFDAVEAAWSPVEILVANAGSGTATPLHRITDEEWSAALALNLTAPFQCLRRAIPAMRAAGWGRLIVVASTAAKQGEAHIAAYTAAKHGVLGLVRAAAAELARTGVTANAICPAFVDTPMTERTVDAVAERTGRPRAEIRAMLAAKQPIGRMISVEEVADAVSFCVASPAFTGQGLNIDGGTVQS is encoded by the coding sequence ATGGCACGCACCAGCCTGGTCACCGGCGCAGGCCGGGGAATCGGCGCGGCCGTGGCCCGCCGGTTGTCCACCGAGGGCCACCGGGTGGCGCTCACCGCGCGTAACGAGGCCGAACTGCGGGCGGTCGCGGCCACCCTGCCCGGGGAGTCCCTGGTGCTGCCGGCCGATCTCACCGAACCGGGCGCGGTGGCCGGCCTGTTCGACGCGGTGGAGGCCGCCTGGTCGCCGGTGGAGATCCTGGTCGCCAACGCGGGCTCGGGCACCGCCACCCCACTGCACCGGATCACCGACGAGGAGTGGTCGGCCGCTCTTGCCCTCAACCTCACCGCGCCGTTCCAGTGCCTGCGCCGGGCCATCCCGGCCATGCGCGCGGCGGGCTGGGGACGGCTGATCGTGGTCGCGAGCACCGCGGCGAAGCAGGGCGAGGCGCACATCGCCGCGTACACCGCGGCCAAGCACGGGGTGCTGGGCCTGGTCCGGGCGGCAGCGGCCGAGCTGGCGCGGACCGGGGTGACCGCGAACGCGATCTGCCCGGCGTTCGTGGACACGCCGATGACCGAGCGGACCGTGGACGCGGTCGCCGAGCGCACCGGCAGGCCCCGGGCGGAGATCCGGGCCATGCTGGCCGCGAAACAACCCATCGGGCGGATGATCTCGGTGGAGGAGGTCGCGGACGCGGTCTCCTTCTGCGTGGCGAGTCCGGCGTTCACCGGACAGGGGTTGAACATCGACGGCGGGACGGTGCAGTCGTGA
- a CDS encoding tryptophan 2,3-dioxygenase, translating into MTDTGGCPIMAEPKLDFGGTTPYEDYVHASVLHSLQQRWSSDPGEMSFLVITQIMELYFGLLCFEWRQAQTEMRADDLDSAVRTLHRSVLHVQGLNAAWRSIARMTPEEFNAFRANLGEGSGFQSGMYRHVEFLLGEKSASLLVPHRAVPAMHAELEEALARPSLYDDALGLLRRRGYDVPDSASDRDYTQPYQPDPRVEQVWTLIYSDRTKHHDEQRLGEVLTDIAEEFARWRYDHLLATRRAMGAKVGTGGSAGVAWLEKRVQRTVFPELWTARSYV; encoded by the coding sequence ATGACCGACACCGGCGGCTGTCCGATCATGGCGGAGCCGAAGCTGGACTTCGGCGGCACCACGCCCTATGAGGACTACGTGCACGCCTCGGTGCTGCATTCCTTGCAGCAGCGCTGGTCCAGCGACCCCGGCGAGATGTCCTTCCTGGTCATCACCCAGATCATGGAACTCTACTTCGGACTGTTGTGCTTCGAGTGGCGGCAGGCGCAGACCGAGATGCGCGCCGACGACCTGGACTCCGCGGTCCGCACCCTGCACCGCAGCGTGCTGCACGTGCAGGGGCTCAACGCGGCCTGGCGCTCGATCGCCCGGATGACCCCCGAGGAGTTCAACGCCTTCCGCGCCAACCTCGGCGAGGGCTCCGGCTTCCAGTCCGGTATGTACCGGCATGTCGAGTTCCTGCTCGGCGAGAAATCGGCCTCACTGCTCGTGCCGCACCGGGCGGTGCCCGCGATGCACGCCGAACTGGAGGAGGCGCTGGCCCGGCCCAGCCTGTACGACGACGCGCTCGGCCTGCTGCGCCGCCGTGGCTACGACGTGCCGGACTCGGCCTCGGACCGCGACTACACCCAGCCCTACCAACCGGATCCGCGGGTGGAACAGGTCTGGACGCTGATCTACTCCGACCGCACCAAGCACCACGACGAGCAGCGGCTCGGCGAGGTGCTCACCGACATCGCCGAGGAGTTCGCGCGCTGGCGCTACGACCACCTGCTGGCCACCCGCCGCGCGATGGGCGCCAAGGTCGGCACCGGCGGGTCGGCCGGGGTGGCCTGGCTGGAGAAACGGGTGCAGCGCACCGTTTTCCCCGAGCTGTGGACCGCACGCAGCTACGTCTGA
- a CDS encoding Lrp/AsnC family transcriptional regulator: MNSELDKVDWALLEALQADARLSYNELSRRVHVSPPTVAQRVRRLEQIGVIAGYHARVDPTIAGRPVIALVRMKCYGARCITVHPELLDDCPEVLEVVRLTGDICSVVKVAASSIRALERLLERLATYGETSSAMVLSTPVDWRPVTEPTD; this comes from the coding sequence GTGAACTCGGAGCTAGACAAGGTCGACTGGGCGCTGCTGGAGGCGTTGCAGGCCGACGCGCGGCTGTCCTACAACGAGTTGTCGCGCCGGGTGCACGTCTCACCACCCACCGTGGCCCAGCGGGTGCGGCGGCTGGAGCAGATCGGCGTGATCGCCGGGTACCACGCCAGGGTGGACCCGACCATCGCCGGCCGGCCGGTGATCGCGTTGGTGCGCATGAAGTGTTACGGCGCGCGCTGCATCACCGTGCACCCCGAACTGCTCGACGACTGCCCCGAGGTGCTCGAAGTGGTCCGGCTGACCGGCGACATCTGCTCGGTGGTCAAGGTCGCGGCCAGTTCCATCCGCGCCCTGGAACGCCTACTGGAACGGTTGGCGACCTACGGTGAGACCTCCAGCGCGATGGTCCTGTCCACCCCGGTGGACTGGCGCCCGGTGACCGAACCCACGGACTGA
- a CDS encoding AMP-binding protein has product MDLSRSAHVDTFCRDHLPPREQWPELEFSLPELIYPDRLNCAVTLLEDTIARHGADRPCLLSPTGPAWTYGQLRDRANQVARVLVEDCGLVPGNRVLLRGPNNPWLVACWFGVLRAGGVAVTTMPLLRSGELCTLTEIAKPVIALCDNRFLAELAAVDLPVIGYGGADPADLTVRAAAKPAEFAPVDTAADDVALLAFTSGTTGRPKATLHFHRDVLANSDTFARHVLRPDARDIFTGTPPLGFTFGLGGLVVFPLHVGAATLLLERATPAELADAVREHGVTVLFTAPTAYRAMLAAGLADRLRGLRRAVSAGEALPSTVWHEAERTTGLRIIEGIGATELLHIFISAADDDIRPGATGRPIPGFRAEILDEHGKPAPDGVVGRLAVRGPTGCRYLDDERQLSYVQDGWNLTGDAYLRDADGYFWYQARTDDMIISSGYNIAGPEVENALLSHAEVVECGVVGAPDEQRGMVVHAYVVLTPGVTGDAAKVTELQDFVKSVIAPYKYPRVIEFLPELPRTTTGKLQRFRLRERAATESGTIGG; this is encoded by the coding sequence GTGGATCTGTCCCGCTCAGCACACGTCGACACGTTCTGCCGGGACCACCTGCCGCCGCGCGAGCAGTGGCCGGAACTGGAGTTCAGCCTGCCCGAACTGATCTACCCGGACCGGCTGAACTGCGCGGTCACCCTGCTGGAGGACACCATCGCCCGGCACGGCGCGGACCGGCCGTGCCTGCTCAGCCCCACCGGTCCGGCCTGGACCTACGGGCAGCTGCGGGACCGGGCGAACCAGGTCGCGCGGGTGCTGGTGGAGGACTGCGGGCTGGTGCCGGGCAACCGGGTGCTGCTGCGCGGGCCGAACAACCCGTGGCTGGTGGCCTGCTGGTTCGGCGTGCTGCGGGCGGGCGGGGTCGCGGTCACCACCATGCCGTTGCTGCGCTCGGGTGAACTGTGCACGCTGACCGAGATCGCGAAACCGGTGATCGCGCTGTGCGACAACCGGTTCCTGGCCGAACTGGCGGCCGTGGATCTGCCGGTGATCGGCTACGGCGGTGCCGACCCGGCGGACCTGACGGTGCGCGCGGCGGCGAAACCGGCCGAGTTCGCGCCGGTGGACACCGCGGCCGACGACGTGGCGTTGCTGGCGTTCACCTCCGGCACCACCGGGCGCCCCAAGGCGACCCTGCACTTCCACCGGGATGTGCTGGCCAACTCCGACACCTTCGCCCGGCACGTGCTGCGGCCGGATGCGCGGGACATCTTCACCGGCACTCCCCCGCTGGGCTTCACCTTCGGCCTCGGCGGGCTGGTGGTGTTCCCGCTGCACGTGGGCGCGGCGACGCTGTTGCTGGAGCGGGCCACGCCGGCCGAGCTGGCCGACGCGGTGCGGGAGCACGGGGTGACCGTGCTGTTCACCGCGCCGACGGCGTACCGGGCGATGCTGGCGGCCGGGCTGGCTGATCGATTACGCGGGTTGCGGCGGGCGGTGTCGGCCGGGGAGGCGTTGCCGAGCACGGTGTGGCACGAGGCCGAGCGGACGACCGGGTTGCGGATCATCGAGGGCATCGGTGCGACCGAGTTGCTGCACATCTTCATCTCCGCCGCCGATGACGACATCCGTCCCGGCGCCACCGGCCGTCCGATCCCCGGGTTCCGGGCGGAAATCCTGGACGAGCACGGGAAACCCGCGCCGGACGGCGTGGTCGGCCGACTCGCGGTGCGCGGCCCGACCGGCTGCCGCTACCTGGACGACGAGCGGCAGCTCAGCTACGTCCAGGACGGCTGGAACCTGACCGGCGACGCCTACCTGCGCGATGCCGACGGCTACTTCTGGTACCAGGCCCGCACCGACGACATGATCATCTCCTCCGGCTACAACATCGCAGGCCCGGAAGTGGAGAACGCCCTGCTCAGCCACGCCGAGGTGGTCGAATGCGGGGTGGTCGGCGCGCCGGACGAGCAGCGCGGCATGGTGGTGCACGCCTACGTAGTGCTCACCCCTGGCGTCACCGGCGACGCGGCCAAGGTGACCGAACTGCAGGACTTCGTGAAGAGCGTGATCGCGCCGTACAAGTACCCGCGGGTGATCGAGTTCCTGCCCGAGCTGCCCCGCACCACCACCGGCAAACTGCAACGATTCCGACTGCGCGAACGCGCCGCGACGGAGTCTGGGACCATCGGCGGGTGA
- a CDS encoding DUF952 domain-containing protein, protein MILHICSHADWAAAQESGRHEPAGYAAEGFVHCSDFGLVHLPANRLFRGRDDLVLLVIDPDLLDAELVWERASSDPGNPSAPWFPHVYGTIPVSAVIAVHDFPEQPHGFELPAALHRWPIARTHPRTAAPAER, encoded by the coding sequence GTGATCCTGCACATCTGCTCGCACGCGGACTGGGCCGCGGCCCAGGAGTCCGGACGGCACGAACCCGCTGGCTATGCCGCCGAGGGCTTCGTGCACTGCAGCGACTTCGGCCTGGTCCACCTCCCGGCGAACCGCCTCTTCCGCGGCCGGGACGACCTGGTGCTGCTGGTCATCGACCCGGACCTGCTGGACGCGGAACTGGTGTGGGAGCGAGCCTCCAGCGATCCGGGCAACCCGTCCGCGCCGTGGTTCCCGCACGTCTACGGCACGATCCCGGTGTCCGCGGTGATCGCCGTGCACGACTTCCCCGAGCAGCCGCACGGCTTCGAGCTGCCCGCGGCACTGCACCGCTGGCCGATCGCGCGCACCCACCCGAGGACGGCGGCCCCCGCCGAGAGGTGA
- a CDS encoding TetR/AcrR family transcriptional regulator C-terminal domain-containing protein: MALDLPRITAAAVRLLDEHGLAALSTRKLAAELGVRSATLYWHVRDKDELLDLVAEAICAEAFDIDDTLPWRDQLATGLRQFRTLLRTHRDAAQLLRLRPPRGPHRLGHIETTTRILLTAGFTPTDTAAISVLLADHVLASAAEDDRRAGAAPRAELIGSPTGLTGPATEPTGPPANPTATHAGQSGSPADPPTAPADPPTASAEQSASPADSTGPAAEPSGPPADPTAAPAERNASPAGPTGPAAEPTGPPAGLAASTAGPTGLPADFPHLRRVAPAYRDLTGEALFELGVEVLLDGLAAKLAKTSSA; encoded by the coding sequence GTGGCGCTCGACCTCCCTCGGATCACCGCGGCCGCGGTACGGCTGCTGGACGAACACGGCCTGGCCGCGCTGAGCACGCGCAAACTGGCCGCCGAACTGGGCGTGCGCTCCGCGACCCTGTACTGGCACGTCCGCGACAAGGACGAACTACTGGACCTGGTCGCCGAGGCGATCTGCGCCGAGGCCTTCGACATCGACGACACCCTGCCCTGGCGCGACCAACTGGCCACCGGCCTACGCCAGTTCCGCACCCTGCTGCGCACCCACCGGGACGCCGCGCAGTTGCTGCGGCTACGCCCACCGCGCGGCCCACACCGCCTGGGCCACATCGAGACCACCACCCGGATCCTGCTGACCGCGGGCTTCACCCCCACGGACACCGCGGCGATCTCGGTGCTACTGGCCGACCACGTGCTCGCCTCCGCCGCCGAGGACGACCGTCGAGCCGGCGCGGCCCCACGGGCGGAGCTGATCGGCTCCCCCACGGGCCTCACCGGCCCAGCCACGGAACCAACCGGCCCGCCCGCCAACCCGACCGCCACACACGCGGGGCAGAGCGGCTCACCCGCAGACCCGCCCACCGCCCCCGCCGACCCGCCCACCGCGTCCGCGGAACAGAGCGCCTCACCCGCGGACTCCACCGGCCCAGCCGCAGAACCGAGCGGCCCGCCCGCCGACCCGACCGCCGCTCCCGCGGAGCGGAACGCCTCACCCGCGGGCCCCACCGGCCCAGCCGCAGAGCCGACCGGCCCGCCCGCGGGCCTGGCCGCCTCCACTGCGGGCCCGACCGGCCTGCCCGCGGACTTCCCGCACCTGCGGCGGGTGGCGCCCGCCTACCGGGACCTGACCGGCGAGGCGCTGTTCGAGCTGGGCGTGGAAGTGCTCCTGGACGGGCTGGCCGCGAAGCTGGCCAAGACCTCCTCCGCCTAG
- a CDS encoding RidA family protein: protein MSLERVNPPELARPSGFSHAVVAGAGRTVYLAGQTALDADGHIVGADVVAQFRQALGNLLTALRASGGRADQLATLTIYLTDVEDYKARGKEIGKVWRELAGESYPAMAAIGIARLWDIEALVEVQGTAVLD from the coding sequence GTGAGTCTGGAACGGGTCAATCCACCGGAGCTGGCCAGGCCCTCGGGCTTCAGCCACGCCGTGGTCGCCGGGGCGGGGCGGACGGTGTACCTGGCCGGGCAGACCGCGCTGGACGCGGACGGCCACATCGTGGGCGCGGATGTGGTGGCGCAGTTCCGCCAGGCGCTGGGCAATCTGCTGACCGCGTTGCGGGCCTCGGGCGGGCGCGCGGATCAGCTCGCCACGCTGACCATCTACCTGACCGACGTCGAGGACTACAAGGCGCGCGGCAAGGAGATCGGCAAGGTCTGGCGCGAGCTGGCCGGCGAGTCCTACCCGGCGATGGCCGCGATCGGGATCGCCCGGCTGTGGGACATCGAGGCGCTGGTGGAGGTTCAGGGAACCGCGGTGCTGGACTGA
- a CDS encoding PaaX family transcriptional regulator produces the protein MTTLVDLSEVDGGAADAQSAQPRQLIVTVYGLYAREVGGWLSVAALIRLLGELGVDEPAVRSSISRLKRRGILDASRVGGAAGYALSEQARLILREGDHRIFERPRATVADGWVLAVFSVPESERQKRHTLRSQLTRLGFGNTAPGVWIAPAHLRAETAEVLSRLDLSAYVDLFRADHLGFAELTDKVATWWDLAALRALYTEFLTAHRPLLARWRRRRTVQPAEAFADYVRLLTAWRRLPYLDPGLPAELLPVDWPGAEAAELFTALQDKLAPAAHDHAESRITS, from the coding sequence GTGACCACCCTGGTTGACCTGTCCGAAGTGGACGGGGGAGCGGCGGACGCCCAGTCCGCGCAACCCCGCCAGCTCATCGTCACCGTCTACGGCCTCTACGCCCGCGAGGTCGGCGGCTGGCTGTCGGTGGCCGCCCTGATCCGCCTGCTGGGCGAACTGGGCGTGGACGAACCGGCGGTCCGGTCCTCCATCTCCCGGCTCAAGCGCCGCGGCATCCTGGACGCCTCCCGGGTGGGCGGCGCGGCCGGGTACGCCCTGTCCGAGCAGGCCAGACTCATCCTGCGCGAGGGCGATCACCGCATCTTCGAGCGCCCGAGGGCCACCGTGGCCGACGGTTGGGTGCTGGCGGTCTTCTCCGTCCCCGAGTCCGAGCGCCAGAAGCGGCACACCCTGCGCTCCCAGCTCACCAGACTCGGCTTCGGCAACACCGCCCCCGGCGTGTGGATCGCCCCGGCACACCTGCGCGCCGAGACCGCCGAGGTCCTGTCCCGCCTGGACCTGTCCGCCTACGTCGACCTGTTCCGCGCCGACCACCTGGGCTTCGCCGAGCTGACCGACAAGGTCGCCACCTGGTGGGACCTGGCCGCCCTGCGCGCGCTGTACACGGAGTTCCTCACCGCGCACCGCCCACTGCTGGCCCGCTGGCGTCGCCGCCGCACGGTGCAGCCCGCCGAGGCATTCGCCGACTACGTCCGTCTGCTCACGGCCTGGCGCCGCCTGCCCTACCTGGACCCGGGTCTGCCCGCCGAACTGCTGCCGGTGGACTGGCCCGGCGCCGAAGCCGCCGAGTTGTTCACCGCCCTGCAGGACAAGCTCGCCCCGGCCGCGCACGACCACGCCGAGTCCCGCATCACCTCCTGA
- a CDS encoding enoyl-CoA hydratase-related protein: MRIEDFTDIGYTVEDDNHAVITINRPERMNSFRGRTVDELIAAFKHAWADKRVAAIILTGAGERAFCAGGDVKERAETGGYGETEWGTFEIERLHRLIRDVPKPVIAAVNGVAVGGGHVLHVLCDLTVAAEHARFGQSGPRVGSFDAGFGSAYLARVVGEKRARQIWFLLDLFDAHTAERWNLVNQVVPAEELLDTARAWARKIGSYSPTALRFLKHSFNADTDHIGGISHLAFDGLELFTETPEGKEGAAAFAEKRDPDFRQYR, translated from the coding sequence GTGCGGATCGAGGACTTCACCGACATCGGCTACACCGTCGAGGACGACAACCACGCGGTGATCACCATCAACCGGCCGGAGCGGATGAACTCCTTCCGCGGCCGCACCGTGGATGAGCTGATCGCGGCGTTCAAACACGCCTGGGCGGACAAACGGGTGGCCGCGATCATCCTCACCGGCGCCGGTGAGCGGGCCTTCTGCGCCGGCGGCGACGTCAAGGAGCGGGCCGAGACCGGTGGCTACGGCGAGACCGAATGGGGCACTTTCGAGATCGAACGGCTGCACCGGCTCATCCGGGACGTGCCCAAGCCGGTGATCGCCGCGGTCAACGGCGTCGCGGTGGGCGGCGGTCATGTGCTGCACGTGCTGTGCGACCTGACCGTGGCCGCCGAGCACGCCCGCTTCGGCCAGTCCGGCCCCAGGGTCGGCTCCTTCGACGCCGGGTTCGGCTCCGCCTACCTGGCCCGGGTGGTGGGGGAGAAGCGGGCACGGCAGATCTGGTTCCTGCTCGACCTGTTCGACGCGCACACCGCCGAACGCTGGAACCTGGTCAACCAGGTCGTCCCGGCCGAGGAACTGCTCGACACCGCCCGCGCCTGGGCACGCAAGATCGGCTCCTACTCGCCGACCGCGCTGCGCTTCCTCAAACACTCCTTCAACGCCGACACCGACCACATCGGCGGGATCTCGCACCTGGCCTTCGACGGCCTGGAGCTGTTCACCGAGACGCCGGAGGGGAAGGAGGGCGCGGCCGCGTTCGCCGAGAAGCGGGATCCGGACTTCCGCCAGTACCGCTAG
- a CDS encoding SDR family NAD(P)-dependent oxidoreductase: protein MRFEGRTAVVTGGTGGLGRAVCAGFAAEGAAVAVLDVAGAEAFAETLTTAGAVAAGYTVDVRDPAQVTEVMSTIHRDLGGPHILVALAGGSLGTPKDLPDIEPEHLDLVVDVNLKGTFYCCQAALPYLSAAGEGAIVTTSSIGGRQPSPVTGVPYAASKAALVGLTKRLAKEVGPDGVRVNAIAPGLFLTDRLQGMFDGLSQTERDEVLNAIPLRRMPELREAVDPILFLCSAEASYITGVVLDVNGGRFMPL from the coding sequence ATGCGCTTCGAGGGTCGCACCGCAGTGGTCACCGGCGGCACCGGCGGCCTGGGCCGCGCGGTCTGCGCGGGCTTCGCCGCCGAGGGCGCCGCGGTAGCGGTACTGGACGTCGCGGGCGCCGAGGCCTTCGCCGAGACCCTGACCACCGCGGGCGCGGTCGCCGCGGGCTACACCGTCGACGTACGCGACCCAGCCCAGGTCACCGAAGTGATGTCCACCATCCACCGCGACCTGGGCGGCCCCCACATCCTGGTAGCCCTGGCCGGCGGCTCCCTGGGAACCCCAAAAGACCTCCCCGACATCGAACCGGAACACCTGGACCTGGTAGTGGACGTGAACCTCAAAGGCACCTTCTACTGCTGCCAGGCAGCCCTGCCGTACCTGTCCGCCGCGGGCGAGGGCGCCATCGTCACCACATCGTCGATCGGCGGCCGCCAACCCTCCCCGGTCACCGGCGTGCCCTACGCGGCGAGCAAGGCGGCCCTGGTCGGCCTGACCAAGCGACTGGCGAAGGAGGTCGGCCCGGACGGCGTGCGCGTCAACGCGATCGCCCCGGGGCTGTTCCTCACCGATCGATTGCAGGGCATGTTCGACGGCCTGAGCCAGACCGAGCGCGACGAGGTCCTCAACGCGATCCCACTGCGCCGCATGCCGGAGCTGAGGGAGGCGGTCGACCCGATCCTGTTCCTGTGCTCGGCGGAGGCGTCGTACATCACCGGGGTGGTCCTGGACGTCAACGGCGGCCGCTTCATGCCCCTCTGA
- a CDS encoding thiolase family protein gives MDAYLLDAVRTPFGRHRGGLAGIRVDDLAALPITELTRRNPGLDPALVDEVIYGNTNGAGEENRNIGRMAALLAGLPVTVPGVTVNRLCASGGEAVIQAARMLAVGAGRIAIAGGVEGMSRAPFVVPRPDEVLPQRMEMVSTALGWRLVNPKFPAEWTASLGACAEQVAAGLGIGRAAQDEWALRSHRLASAAWDNGSHDWVMPVEQVGRDESLRPDTSAAALARLRPAFSPDGTVTAGNSSPLSDGALAALLSTRAAAAELGLEPLARIRDSTTAATDPHRFAVAPVPAILTLLHRNGLSHRDIARWEINEAFAAMVLSTLDQLTAEGCKLDTDLVNPDGGAIALGHPLGASMPRAIVDCARGLRRRGGGLGVVAACIGVGQGMAVLVQTD, from the coding sequence ATGGACGCCTATCTGCTCGATGCCGTGCGCACCCCGTTCGGCCGCCATCGTGGCGGGCTGGCCGGGATCCGGGTGGACGACCTGGCCGCCCTGCCGATCACCGAGCTGACCCGCCGCAACCCCGGCCTCGACCCGGCCCTGGTGGACGAGGTCATCTACGGCAACACCAATGGCGCTGGGGAGGAGAACCGCAATATCGGCCGGATGGCGGCGCTGCTCGCCGGGCTGCCGGTGACCGTGCCCGGGGTGACCGTCAACCGGCTGTGCGCCTCCGGTGGCGAGGCGGTCATCCAGGCCGCCCGGATGCTCGCGGTGGGGGCGGGACGGATCGCCATCGCCGGTGGCGTGGAGGGCATGTCCCGCGCGCCGTTCGTGGTGCCGCGCCCGGACGAGGTGCTGCCGCAGCGGATGGAGATGGTCTCCACCGCGCTCGGCTGGCGGCTGGTCAACCCGAAGTTCCCGGCCGAGTGGACCGCGAGCCTGGGCGCCTGCGCCGAACAGGTCGCCGCGGGCCTGGGCATCGGCCGGGCGGCCCAGGACGAGTGGGCGCTGCGCTCGCACCGGCTGGCGAGCGCGGCCTGGGACAACGGCTCGCACGACTGGGTCATGCCGGTCGAGCAGGTCGGCAGGGACGAGTCGCTGCGCCCGGACACCTCGGCTGCCGCGTTGGCCCGCCTGCGCCCGGCGTTCAGCCCGGACGGGACCGTCACCGCGGGGAACTCCTCCCCGCTCTCCGACGGCGCACTGGCCGCACTGCTGAGCACCAGGGCGGCAGCTGCCGAGCTGGGCCTGGAACCGTTGGCGCGCATCAGGGACAGCACGACCGCGGCCACCGACCCGCACCGCTTCGCGGTCGCCCCGGTGCCCGCGATCCTCACCCTGCTGCACCGCAACGGCCTCTCCCACCGGGACATCGCCCGCTGGGAGATCAACGAGGCCTTCGCCGCGATGGTGCTGTCCACCCTGGACCAGCTCACCGCCGAGGGCTGCAAGCTGGACACCGACCTGGTCAACCCGGATGGTGGCGCCATCGCCCTCGGGCACCCCCTGGGCGCCTCCATGCCCAGGGCGATCGTGGACTGCGCCCGCGGACTGCGGCGGCGCGGTGGCGGGCTGGGTGTGGTCGCGGCGTGCATCGGGGTCGGGCAGGGCATGGCCGTGCTCGTCCAGACCGACTGA